From Streptomyces zhihengii, the proteins below share one genomic window:
- a CDS encoding SMI1/KNR4 family protein, with protein sequence MTDTPPSVRAAWARIDAWLAVHAPRSFALLAPPADPADVERAQQETGLRFPQELLDSLACHDGSHGSPVLPGRPLLPAEGIIAVRRRAMDLLEWAEQQGWAEDDDGGEQTWHPMWVPFAEGDGDAEVIDLRTWETYGLVGTVHHDEGGLQDTWPSLGAYLTAIADALDQGGTVGVTAPYLTPDRALEWHVPAHVRPERALTPAPAGGRTP encoded by the coding sequence ATGACCGACACACCGCCGTCCGTGCGGGCCGCCTGGGCCCGTATCGACGCCTGGCTCGCGGTGCACGCGCCCCGGAGCTTCGCCCTGCTCGCCCCGCCCGCCGACCCGGCGGACGTCGAACGGGCGCAGCAGGAGACGGGGCTGCGGTTCCCGCAGGAGCTGCTCGACTCGCTCGCGTGCCACGACGGGTCGCACGGCTCCCCGGTCCTGCCGGGCAGGCCGCTGCTCCCGGCGGAGGGCATCATCGCCGTCCGGCGGCGGGCGATGGACCTGCTGGAGTGGGCCGAACAGCAGGGATGGGCGGAGGACGACGACGGGGGCGAGCAGACCTGGCACCCGATGTGGGTCCCCTTCGCGGAGGGCGACGGCGACGCCGAGGTGATCGACCTGCGCACCTGGGAGACGTACGGCCTGGTCGGCACCGTGCACCACGACGAGGGCGGCCTCCAGGACACCTGGCCCTCCCTCGGCGCCTACCTCACCGCGATCGCCGACGCCCTCGACCAGGGCGGCACGGTCGGCGTCACCGCTCCCTATCTCACCCCGGACCGCGCGCTGGAGTGGCATGTGCCCGCGCACGTCCGCCCGGAGCGGGCCCTGACGCCCGCACCGGCCGGCGGGCGGACTCCGTAG
- a CDS encoding SigE family RNA polymerase sigma factor translates to MKTSAEAEFRAFVASRWPRMLRTAHLLTGHHHDAEDLVQAALAKTYVKWDRVRRADDPDAYVWRIMINTNTDRLRRLRLREWLTTRIPDTAAPDGADGVMERGAVLDALAQLPPRQRAVIVLRYLEDRGEREVASLLGTGVGTVRSHTARALKKLREHPGIHAAHTTGRPRP, encoded by the coding sequence GTGAAGACGAGCGCGGAGGCGGAGTTCCGGGCGTTCGTGGCCAGCCGCTGGCCCCGGATGCTGCGCACCGCCCATCTGCTGACCGGACACCACCACGACGCGGAGGACCTGGTGCAGGCAGCCCTGGCCAAGACGTACGTGAAGTGGGACCGCGTGCGGCGGGCGGACGACCCCGACGCCTACGTATGGCGCATCATGATCAACACCAACACCGACCGGCTGCGGCGCCTGCGGCTGCGCGAGTGGCTCACCACCCGCATCCCCGACACCGCCGCGCCCGACGGCGCCGACGGTGTCATGGAGCGCGGCGCCGTGCTGGACGCGCTCGCCCAACTGCCGCCCCGGCAGCGGGCGGTGATCGTGCTGCGCTATCTGGAGGACCGCGGCGAGCGCGAGGTGGCGTCGCTGCTCGGGACCGGGGTGGGTACGGTGCGCAGTCACACCGCCCGCGCCCTGAAGAAGCTGCGCGAGCATCCCGGGATCCACGCCGCACACACGACAGGGAGGCCGCGACCGTGA
- a CDS encoding Lrp/AsnC family transcriptional regulator, which translates to MQTSAGLDELDRLLVTALQAAPRADWRRIGRALEVDASTAARRWARLTETGLAWLSCHPAAGPGLAPVVAFIEIDCAPPLLRDVAARVAADPHVFTVEHVTGSRDLLVTAAFADQAGLARYLGFRLGALEGVRATRSQIATALHVEGSHWRLDRLAEHRRTLLMDPVPADRAPAVPAARAPDPADLALFTALSEDCRLPAAQLAERTGLSPTTVRRRLARMQSERALVFRCEVARFLSGWPVSVTLWCAAPPGEVPAVSAQLAGMRETRLCASLSGPHNLMVAVWLRSIEDIRTFETRLAARFPELLVADRAIALWPLKLGGHILDPHGRHVRAVPVALWEDAEAAAAEEALLAPFREGGGAGAGA; encoded by the coding sequence ATGCAGACATCCGCCGGTCTCGACGAGCTCGACCGCCTGCTCGTCACCGCGCTCCAGGCAGCGCCGCGTGCCGACTGGCGGCGGATCGGGCGTGCCCTGGAGGTGGACGCCTCCACGGCGGCCCGCCGCTGGGCCCGGCTCACCGAGACCGGTCTCGCCTGGCTGAGCTGCCATCCCGCGGCGGGCCCGGGGCTCGCGCCGGTCGTCGCGTTCATCGAGATCGACTGCGCGCCGCCGCTGCTGCGGGACGTGGCGGCGCGGGTGGCCGCGGATCCGCACGTCTTCACCGTCGAGCACGTCACCGGCTCCCGGGACCTGCTGGTGACGGCGGCCTTCGCCGACCAGGCCGGTCTCGCCCGGTACCTCGGCTTCCGGCTGGGCGCCCTGGAGGGCGTACGGGCGACCAGGAGCCAGATCGCCACCGCGCTCCATGTCGAGGGCAGCCACTGGCGGCTGGACCGGCTCGCGGAGCACCGGCGCACCCTGCTGATGGACCCCGTGCCCGCCGACCGGGCACCGGCGGTCCCTGCCGCGCGGGCGCCCGACCCGGCGGACCTCGCCCTCTTCACGGCGCTGAGCGAGGACTGCCGGCTGCCCGCGGCGCAGCTCGCGGAGCGCACCGGGCTGAGCCCGACGACGGTACGCCGCCGCCTCGCCCGGATGCAGTCGGAACGCGCGCTGGTGTTCCGCTGCGAGGTGGCGCGCTTCCTCTCCGGATGGCCCGTCTCGGTCACCCTGTGGTGCGCCGCGCCACCGGGCGAGGTCCCCGCCGTGAGCGCGCAGTTGGCGGGGATGCGCGAGACCCGGCTGTGCGCGTCGCTCTCCGGGCCGCACAACCTGATGGTCGCGGTGTGGCTGCGGTCCATCGAGGACATCCGGACCTTCGAGACGCGGCTGGCCGCCCGCTTCCCCGAACTGCTGGTCGCCGACCGGGCGATCGCGCTGTGGCCGCTGAAGCTCGGCGGCCACATCCTGGACCCGCACGGCCGCCATGTGCGGGCGGTGCCCGTCGCGCTCTGGGAGGACGCGGAGGCCGCGGCCGCCGAGGAGGCGCTGCTCGCCCCGTTCCGCGAGGGGGGCGGGGCGGGGGCGGGGGCCTGA
- a CDS encoding MFS transporter, translating to MSAGTPGRPPGDTPGTPPAAPTPGAPGAHAPSVRAVVGLLVLFEVMSGFLQMGMVPLLPKIGDRLGVTDSDLSWVIAVQLLAAAVCVPAFGRLGDLYGHRRLLRASLVSVAAGTLLVALAPSFEVLLLGRVLQGPLAALLPLEIALVRDRLPVEAARRAIALLVGALTVGSLLGGVLMGAADAVLGDIRLTLLMPAVLAALCVPVAFLRIPESRRPSGGRIDLPGLLLLGTAMISLLLGVSSAEEHGWTTASVLLPLAVGAALLAAFAAVELRSAEPLLDLRAMRGRQSAPFYLAAFLFGVFFFGSQAPNSTFWAADPDETGYGFALSALSISLMALPGAVFSVVGSLLTDRIAARAGYRASLVGAFTVAALSFCSFALLHDVWWHMSVTYAFLGFAVGLALGAMPTVIVEASEVSRSGIATAVYNNVKTLGGAVAGGVFATILGSLPLPGGQVPGERAYVVLWLTGAACALCAAVAVAAARREEGAPAPAPGSCPQAARDVVPGG from the coding sequence GTGAGCGCCGGTACGCCGGGGCGCCCGCCCGGCGACACCCCGGGCACCCCGCCCGCCGCACCCACCCCGGGCGCCCCCGGCGCCCACGCCCCGTCGGTGCGGGCGGTCGTCGGACTGCTCGTCCTCTTCGAGGTGATGAGCGGCTTCCTCCAGATGGGCATGGTGCCGCTGCTCCCGAAGATCGGCGACCGGCTCGGCGTCACGGACTCCGACCTCTCCTGGGTGATCGCCGTCCAGTTGCTGGCCGCGGCCGTCTGCGTACCGGCCTTCGGGCGGCTCGGCGACCTCTACGGGCACCGCCGCCTGCTGCGGGCGAGCCTGGTCTCGGTGGCCGCGGGGACCCTGCTGGTGGCCCTCGCGCCCTCCTTCGAGGTGCTGCTCCTCGGCCGGGTGCTCCAGGGGCCGCTCGCGGCGCTGCTGCCGCTGGAGATCGCGCTCGTCCGCGACCGCCTCCCCGTGGAGGCCGCCCGGCGCGCGATCGCCCTGCTGGTGGGGGCGCTGACGGTGGGCTCGCTGCTCGGCGGGGTGCTCATGGGGGCCGCCGACGCGGTCCTCGGCGACATCCGGCTGACCCTGCTGATGCCCGCCGTGCTCGCCGCGCTCTGCGTGCCCGTCGCCTTCCTGCGCATCCCGGAGAGCCGGCGCCCGTCCGGCGGGCGGATCGACCTGCCGGGCCTCCTGCTGCTCGGCACGGCGATGATCTCCCTGCTGCTCGGCGTCTCGTCCGCCGAGGAGCACGGCTGGACGACCGCCTCCGTCCTCCTCCCGCTGGCGGTGGGCGCGGCCCTGCTCGCCGCCTTCGCCGCCGTCGAACTGCGCTCCGCCGAGCCCCTGCTGGACCTGCGGGCCATGCGCGGGCGGCAGTCGGCGCCGTTCTATCTCGCGGCGTTCCTGTTCGGCGTGTTCTTCTTCGGCAGCCAGGCCCCCAACAGCACCTTCTGGGCGGCCGATCCGGACGAGACGGGCTACGGCTTCGCGCTGAGCGCGCTCTCCATCTCCCTGATGGCCCTGCCCGGCGCGGTGTTCAGCGTCGTGGGCTCGCTGCTCACCGACCGGATCGCGGCACGGGCGGGCTACCGCGCCTCGCTCGTCGGCGCGTTCACCGTCGCCGCCCTGTCGTTCTGCTCGTTCGCCCTGCTGCACGACGTGTGGTGGCACATGTCCGTCACCTACGCGTTCCTCGGGTTCGCCGTCGGTCTCGCGCTGGGCGCCATGCCGACGGTGATCGTCGAGGCGAGCGAGGTGTCCCGGTCGGGGATCGCGACCGCCGTCTACAACAACGTGAAGACGCTCGGCGGCGCCGTCGCGGGCGGGGTGTTCGCGACGATCCTCGGCTCGCTGCCCCTGCCGGGCGGCCAGGTGCCCGGCGAGCGGGCGTACGTCGTGCTGTGGCTCACCGGAGCGGCCTGCGCCCTGTGCGCGGCGGTCGCGGTGGCGGCGGCCCGGCGCGAGGAGGGCGCCCCGGCGCCCGCTCCCGGGAGTTGTCCACAGGCCGCACGCGATGTCGTACCCGGGGGATAA
- the recD2 gene encoding SF1B family DNA helicase RecD2, with product MSNPATARAGAPAPGFTPAVLEGVLERITYANEDNGYTVARVDTGRGAGDLLTVVGSLLGAQVGESLRMEGRWGSHPQYGKQFTVENYTTVLPATIQGIRRYLGSGLIKGIGPKIAERIVDHFGTDTLDVIEQEPKRLVEVPGLGPKRTKLIGAAWEEQKAIKEVMVFLQGVGVSTSIAVRIYKKYEDASISVVKNQPYRLAADVWGIGFLTADRIAQAVGIPHDSPERVKAGMQYALSQSTDQGHCFLPEEQLISDSVKLLQVDTGLVIECLGELAADDEGVVREQVPGPDGGEPVTAVYLVPFHRAELSLAGQVRRLLRADEDRMPAFRDVAWDKALAWLAQRTGAELAPEQEAAVKLALTSKVAVLTGGPGCGKSFTVRSIVELARAKKAKVVLAAPTGRAAKRLAELTGAEASTVHRLLELKPGGDAAYDRDRPLDADLIVVDEASMLDLLLANKLIKAVAMGAHLLLVGDVDQLPSVGAGEVLRDLLAPGGPVPSVRLTRIFRQAQESGVVTNAHRINSGHQPLTTGLKDFFLFVEEETEDAGRLTVDVAARRIPARFGLDPRRDVQVLAPMHRGPAGAGTLNGLLQQAITPARPDLPEKRFGGRVFRVGDKVTQIRNNYDKGSNGVFNGTVGVVTALNPDDQRLTVLTDEDEEIGYDFDELDELAHAYAVTIHRSQGSEYPAVVIPVTTGAWMMLQRNLLYTAVTRARKLVVLVGSRKAIGQAVRTVSAGRRFTALDHRLG from the coding sequence ATGTCCAATCCGGCCACCGCCCGGGCGGGTGCGCCCGCGCCGGGCTTCACCCCCGCCGTGCTCGAAGGCGTTCTCGAACGGATCACCTACGCCAACGAGGACAACGGCTACACGGTCGCCCGCGTCGACACCGGCCGCGGCGCGGGCGATCTGCTGACGGTCGTCGGGTCGCTGCTCGGCGCGCAGGTGGGCGAGTCGCTGCGGATGGAGGGCCGTTGGGGCTCCCACCCGCAGTACGGCAAGCAGTTCACCGTGGAGAACTACACGACGGTCCTCCCGGCGACGATCCAGGGCATACGCCGCTATCTCGGCTCCGGGCTGATCAAGGGGATCGGCCCGAAGATCGCCGAGCGGATCGTGGACCACTTCGGCACCGACACCCTCGACGTCATCGAGCAGGAGCCGAAGCGGCTCGTCGAGGTGCCCGGCCTCGGGCCCAAGCGCACCAAGCTGATCGGCGCCGCCTGGGAGGAGCAGAAGGCCATCAAGGAGGTCATGGTCTTCCTCCAGGGCGTCGGCGTCTCCACGTCCATCGCGGTCCGGATCTACAAGAAGTACGAGGACGCCTCCATCTCGGTCGTCAAGAACCAGCCCTACCGGCTGGCCGCCGACGTGTGGGGCATCGGCTTCCTGACGGCCGACCGGATCGCCCAGGCCGTCGGCATACCGCACGACAGCCCCGAGCGGGTCAAGGCCGGGATGCAGTACGCCCTCTCCCAGTCCACCGACCAGGGGCACTGCTTCCTGCCCGAGGAGCAGCTCATCTCGGATTCGGTGAAGCTGCTCCAGGTCGACACCGGCCTGGTCATCGAGTGCCTCGGCGAGCTGGCCGCCGACGACGAGGGCGTGGTCCGGGAGCAGGTGCCCGGCCCGGACGGCGGGGAGCCGGTCACCGCGGTGTACCTGGTGCCGTTCCACCGCGCGGAGCTCTCCCTCGCCGGGCAGGTCCGCCGGCTGCTGCGGGCCGACGAGGACCGGATGCCCGCCTTCCGGGACGTCGCCTGGGACAAGGCCCTCGCCTGGCTCGCGCAGCGCACGGGGGCGGAGCTGGCCCCCGAGCAGGAGGCCGCCGTCAAGCTGGCGCTCACCAGCAAGGTCGCGGTGCTCACCGGCGGCCCGGGCTGCGGCAAGTCGTTCACCGTCCGGTCCATCGTGGAGCTGGCGCGGGCCAAGAAGGCCAAGGTGGTGCTCGCGGCGCCCACCGGCCGGGCGGCCAAGCGGCTGGCCGAGCTGACGGGCGCCGAGGCGTCCACCGTGCACCGGCTGCTGGAGCTGAAGCCGGGCGGCGACGCGGCCTACGACCGGGACCGCCCGCTCGACGCGGATCTGATCGTCGTCGACGAGGCGTCCATGCTCGACCTGCTCCTCGCCAACAAGCTGATCAAGGCCGTGGCGATGGGCGCCCATCTGCTGCTGGTGGGCGATGTCGACCAGCTGCCCAGCGTCGGCGCGGGGGAGGTGCTGCGCGACCTGCTCGCCCCCGGCGGCCCGGTGCCGAGCGTGCGGCTGACGCGGATCTTCCGCCAGGCGCAGGAGTCCGGCGTGGTGACCAACGCCCACCGGATCAACTCCGGCCACCAGCCCCTCACCACCGGGCTGAAAGACTTCTTCCTCTTCGTCGAGGAGGAGACCGAGGACGCCGGCCGGCTCACCGTCGACGTCGCCGCCCGCCGGATCCCGGCCCGCTTCGGACTGGACCCGCGGCGCGACGTGCAGGTCCTGGCGCCGATGCACCGCGGCCCGGCCGGCGCGGGCACGCTCAACGGCCTGCTCCAGCAGGCCATCACCCCGGCCCGGCCCGACCTCCCGGAGAAGCGGTTCGGCGGCCGGGTCTTCCGCGTCGGCGACAAGGTCACCCAGATCCGCAACAACTACGACAAGGGCAGCAACGGCGTCTTCAACGGCACGGTCGGCGTCGTCACCGCCCTGAACCCCGACGACCAGCGGCTGACGGTGCTCACCGACGAGGACGAGGAGATCGGGTACGACTTCGACGAGCTGGACGAGCTGGCCCACGCGTACGCGGTCACCATCCACCGCTCCCAGGGCAGCGAGTACCCGGCCGTGGTGATCCCGGTCACCACCGGCGCCTGGATGATGCTCCAGCGCAATCTGCTCTACACGGCCGTCACCCGGGCCAGGAAGCTCGTGGTCCTGGTCGGCTCCCGCAAGGCGATAGGCCAGGCGGTGCGCACGGTGTCCGCCGGCCGGCGCTTCACCGCGCTGGACCACCGGCTGGGCTGA
- a CDS encoding citrate synthase → MSDNSVVLRYADGEYTYPVVESTVGDQGFDIGKLRAQTGLVTLDSGYGNTAAYKSAITYLDGEQGILRYRGYPIEQLAERSTFLEVASLLINGELPTVDELATFKNEITQHTLLHEDVKRFFQGFPRDAHPMAMLSSVVSALSTFYQDSHNPFDEKQRHLSTIRLLAKLPTIAAYAYKKSIGHPFVYPRNDLGYVENFLRMTFSVPAQEYELDPVVVSALDKLLILHADHEQNCSTSTVRLVGSSQANMFASISAGISALWGPLHGGANQSVLEMLEGIQANGGDVDSFIRKVKNKEDGVRLMGFGHRVYKSFDPRAKIIKAAAHDVLSALGKSDELLDIALKLEEHALSDDYFVSRNLYPNVDFYTGLIYRAMGFPTEMFTVLFALGRLPGWIAQWHEMIKEPGSRIGRPRQIYTGEVLRDFVPVEAR, encoded by the coding sequence GTGAGCGACAACTCTGTAGTACTGCGGTACGCGGACGGTGAATACACCTACCCGGTGGTCGAGAGCACCGTCGGTGACCAGGGCTTCGACATCGGGAAGCTCCGAGCCCAGACCGGTCTGGTGACCCTGGACAGTGGATACGGCAATACCGCCGCCTACAAATCCGCGATCACCTACCTCGACGGCGAGCAGGGCATCCTGCGCTACCGCGGCTACCCGATCGAGCAGCTCGCGGAGCGCTCCACCTTCCTCGAGGTGGCCTCCCTGCTGATCAACGGTGAGCTGCCGACCGTCGACGAGCTCGCGACGTTCAAGAACGAGATCACGCAGCACACCCTGCTGCACGAGGACGTCAAGCGCTTCTTCCAGGGCTTCCCGCGCGACGCCCACCCGATGGCCATGCTCTCCTCCGTGGTCAGCGCGCTGTCCACGTTCTACCAGGACAGCCACAACCCGTTCGACGAGAAGCAGCGCCACCTGTCGACGATCCGGCTGCTCGCCAAGCTGCCGACGATCGCCGCCTACGCGTACAAGAAGTCGATCGGCCACCCCTTCGTCTACCCGCGCAACGACCTCGGCTACGTCGAGAACTTCCTGCGGATGACGTTCTCGGTCCCGGCCCAGGAGTACGAGCTCGACCCGGTCGTCGTCTCGGCGCTGGACAAGCTGCTGATCCTGCACGCGGACCACGAGCAGAACTGCTCCACCTCCACCGTGCGCCTGGTCGGCTCCTCGCAGGCGAACATGTTCGCCTCGATCTCCGCCGGCATCAGCGCCCTCTGGGGCCCGCTGCACGGCGGCGCCAACCAGTCGGTCCTGGAGATGCTGGAGGGCATCCAGGCCAACGGCGGCGATGTCGACTCCTTCATCCGCAAGGTGAAGAACAAGGAGGACGGCGTCCGCCTGATGGGCTTCGGCCACCGGGTCTACAAGTCCTTCGACCCGCGCGCCAAGATCATCAAGGCCGCCGCCCACGACGTGCTGTCCGCGCTCGGCAAGTCCGACGAGCTGCTGGACATCGCGCTGAAGCTGGAGGAGCACGCGCTCTCCGACGACTACTTCGTCTCGCGCAACCTCTACCCGAACGTGGACTTCTACACGGGTCTCATCTACCGCGCGATGGGCTTCCCGACGGAGATGTTCACCGTGCTCTTCGCCCTCGGCCGCCTGCCGGGCTGGATCGCCCAGTGGCACGAGATGATCAAGGAGCCCGGTTCGCGTATCGGCCGTCCGCGCCAGATCTACACGGGCGAGGTCCTGCGCGACTTCGTCCCCGTCGAGGCCCGCTGA
- a CDS encoding heavy-metal-associated domain-containing protein — MSSETKTQLETVQGSGAGSCCSSDGSCHDTAQDGPTAGVTTVYTVTGMTCGHCESAVSSEISAIDGVTSVQAVAATGLVTVVSDAPLAEAAVRDAVDEAGYELTGTA, encoded by the coding sequence ATGTCCAGCGAGACCAAGACCCAGCTCGAAACCGTCCAGGGCTCCGGCGCCGGCTCCTGCTGCTCGTCGGACGGCTCCTGCCACGACACCGCCCAGGACGGCCCGACGGCCGGCGTGACCACGGTCTACACCGTCACCGGCATGACCTGCGGCCACTGCGAGTCCGCGGTGAGCAGCGAGATCTCCGCGATCGACGGCGTCACCTCGGTGCAGGCCGTCGCCGCCACCGGCCTGGTGACCGTGGTCTCCGACGCGCCGCTCGCCGAGGCCGCCGTGCGCGACGCCGTGGACGAGGCGGGCTACGAGCTCACCGGCACCGCCTGA
- a CDS encoding MMPL family transporter — MSEVNTPTGATARPAEGEAPSGPPAPALGRWTRAVTARPRLSLLVALVLTALAVFAGSGVADRMGSGGWEDPSAESTYATSEVERVFPASQPNLILFVDSGARGVDDPAVAAEAGRLAERLAAEPGVTGVGSYWGTKAPALRSDDGGEALIAARIEGDEKTASETLDRIAPGLRGGHGPVEVSIGGPVAVQHEMTTTIQDDLLRAELIALPVTLVLLVMVFGSAVAALLPLGVGIVAILGTNAVLRGVTEFTDVSVFAQNLTTALGLGLAIDYALFIVRRFREELDSGSEVRDAVGVTLRTAGRTVLFSALTVAVSLAAMLVFPQYFLRSFAYAGIAVVLLAAGAALILLPAALMLLGHRVNALDLRRLFRRGKSGATGARAEGAAAEPGARWGRFAGLVMRRAPLFAFTTVGALVLLGLPFLGVKFGTPDDRQLPSGAESHVVQQQIRDGFAGSPTGTLEILAEPAAKDAAGPAPTAEQYAQYRDRVAALPGVVRVDGPVTSGSVGYFSVVPEGEAVGEQAQRLVHELRDVPAPFDTSVTGRAAVLEDSKAAIADKLPLALGIVVVVTLFLVFLLTGSVLIPLQAVVLNGLSLTAMFGALVWVFQDGNLSGLLSFTSTGDIETTLPVLMFCIAFGLSMDYGVFLLSRIKEEYDRGASHERAVRFGLQRTGGLITAAAVILAVVMVAIGTSRVTNTKMLGLGIALAVLMDAMVVRSLLVPSVMKLMGAASWWAPGPLRRFHERFGLSEGGVAADSRGRRTGGRRRQGRPGRGGPGW, encoded by the coding sequence ATGTCCGAAGTCAACACGCCGACCGGCGCCACGGCGCGGCCCGCCGAGGGGGAGGCGCCGTCGGGGCCGCCCGCGCCGGCGCTCGGGCGGTGGACCCGTGCCGTCACCGCGCGCCCGCGTCTCTCGCTGCTCGTCGCCCTGGTGCTCACCGCCCTCGCGGTGTTCGCGGGGAGCGGGGTCGCCGACCGCATGGGCAGCGGCGGCTGGGAGGACCCGTCCGCGGAGTCCACCTACGCCACCAGCGAGGTCGAGCGCGTCTTCCCGGCCTCCCAGCCGAATCTGATCCTCTTCGTCGACAGCGGCGCCCGCGGCGTCGACGACCCGGCCGTGGCCGCCGAGGCGGGGCGGCTCGCCGAGCGGCTGGCCGCCGAGCCCGGCGTCACCGGCGTCGGGTCGTACTGGGGCACCAAGGCCCCCGCCCTGCGGTCCGACGACGGCGGCGAGGCCCTGATAGCGGCACGCATCGAGGGCGACGAGAAGACCGCCTCCGAGACGCTCGACCGGATCGCTCCGGGCCTGCGCGGCGGGCACGGCCCCGTGGAGGTCTCGATCGGCGGCCCCGTGGCCGTCCAGCACGAGATGACGACGACCATCCAGGACGACCTCCTGCGGGCCGAGCTGATCGCCCTGCCGGTCACGCTGGTGCTGCTCGTCATGGTCTTCGGCAGCGCCGTCGCGGCCCTGCTCCCGCTCGGCGTCGGCATCGTCGCCATCCTCGGCACGAACGCGGTGCTGCGGGGCGTCACGGAGTTCACCGACGTCTCCGTCTTCGCCCAGAACCTCACCACGGCCCTCGGCCTCGGTCTCGCCATCGACTACGCCCTGTTCATCGTGCGCCGCTTCCGCGAGGAGCTCGACAGCGGCAGCGAGGTGCGGGACGCCGTGGGGGTGACGCTGCGCACGGCCGGCCGCACCGTGCTCTTCTCCGCGCTGACGGTCGCGGTCTCCCTGGCGGCGATGCTCGTCTTCCCCCAGTACTTCCTGCGGTCCTTCGCCTACGCGGGCATCGCGGTGGTCCTGCTGGCGGCCGGCGCGGCACTGATCCTGCTGCCGGCGGCCCTGATGCTGCTGGGCCACCGGGTCAACGCCCTGGATCTGCGCCGGCTCTTCCGGCGCGGGAAGTCCGGGGCCACAGGCGCCCGGGCCGAAGGTGCCGCCGCCGAGCCCGGCGCCCGCTGGGGGAGGTTCGCCGGGCTGGTGATGCGCCGGGCGCCGCTGTTCGCCTTCACCACCGTCGGAGCGCTGGTGCTGCTCGGGCTGCCGTTCCTCGGCGTGAAGTTCGGTACGCCCGACGACCGGCAGCTGCCCTCGGGGGCCGAGTCCCACGTGGTGCAGCAGCAGATCCGTGACGGCTTCGCCGGCAGCCCGACGGGCACCCTGGAGATCCTCGCGGAACCGGCCGCGAAGGATGCCGCCGGCCCCGCCCCCACCGCCGAGCAGTACGCGCAGTACCGGGACCGGGTCGCGGCCCTGCCCGGGGTCGTCCGGGTGGACGGGCCGGTCACCTCGGGATCCGTCGGCTACTTCTCCGTGGTGCCCGAGGGCGAGGCCGTCGGCGAGCAGGCGCAGCGCCTCGTGCACGAACTGCGCGACGTCCCCGCCCCGTTCGACACCTCCGTGACGGGCCGGGCGGCCGTTCTGGAGGATTCCAAGGCGGCCATCGCCGACAAGCTGCCACTGGCGCTGGGCATCGTGGTCGTGGTGACGCTCTTCCTGGTCTTCCTGCTCACCGGCAGCGTGCTCATCCCGCTCCAGGCGGTGGTCCTGAACGGACTGAGCCTCACGGCGATGTTCGGCGCCCTGGTGTGGGTGTTCCAGGACGGCAACCTCTCCGGGCTGCTGTCGTTCACCTCCACCGGCGACATCGAGACGACACTGCCCGTCCTGATGTTCTGCATCGCCTTCGGCCTCTCCATGGACTACGGCGTCTTCCTCCTCTCCCGGATCAAGGAGGAGTACGACCGGGGCGCGAGCCACGAGCGGGCGGTCCGCTTCGGGCTCCAGCGCACGGGCGGTCTGATCACCGCGGCGGCCGTGATCCTCGCCGTGGTGATGGTGGCCATCGGCACCTCGCGGGTGACGAACACCAAGATGCTCGGGCTGGGCATCGCCCTGGCGGTGCTGATGGACGCGATGGTGGTGCGCAGCCTGCTGGTGCCCTCGGTGATGAAGCTGATGGGGGCCGCCAGTTGGTGGGCACCCGGCCCGCTGCGGCGCTTCCACGAGCGGTTCGGGCTGAGCGAGGGGGGAGTCGCAGCCGACAGCCGCGGCCGCCGCACCGGAGGGCGCCGCCGACAAGGGCGCCCGGGGCGCGGAGGCCCCGGGTGGTGA
- a CDS encoding helix-turn-helix transcriptional regulator, whose translation MTDRQLWSYKDIAAHIRVQPDTVRSYRKHGLLPPPDKVESGKPYWYADTIRVWVANRPGNRGRRD comes from the coding sequence ATGACGGACAGACAACTCTGGTCCTACAAGGACATCGCGGCGCACATCAGGGTGCAGCCGGACACGGTCCGCTCGTACCGCAAGCACGGGCTGCTGCCACCGCCGGACAAGGTGGAATCCGGGAAGCCGTACTGGTACGCGGACACCATCCGCGTCTGGGTGGCCAACCGGCCGGGGAACAGGGGCCGAAGAGACTGA